From a single Pseudobutyrivibrio xylanivorans genomic region:
- a CDS encoding class I SAM-dependent methyltransferase: MGKMVNSVGGVLIDYEFYPGEDLYSDGSIENTIYDAIVMNEESKILHSSNEWAVLYHLSDIRENIIEWCNIDRNSKVLEIGSGCGAVTSVLSNKAKSVDCVELSQRRTLINAERNKNKNNIKIYLGNFQDVEKKLGQYDVITLIGVLEYAGLYIHGKHPYTNLLRIVKKHLSNKGKIIIAIENKIGLKYLNGAPEDHMGQPYVGINDYVGCHDVRTFSGNELREMLKEVGLLKCNFYYPVPDYKLPMKIYSQDILPKPGDIRTYKTNYSKTRIYNFMEDVANDQISSDGMFEYMSNSFLIIAGKEFEEDVLFAKYNRERKCEYRISTKITNTEDGVRVVKSALTEEAFSHIKRIKENEENWVPANNMLKKGCGFIKEGKYYSGYIKGKTLVEILYKYRNDSDEFIKSVDELINKYYQPDKDNLIQFEKTTSFTEVFGDIYVENSMSYRITNIDLLFSNIIIDDTGNAYAIDFEWVFDFPIPYRFVSWRACKELYCVYMAYYKNFLSIDEYYAKLGFKDFEVIAFKQMEKNFGDYVCGFNRNEEYLHNYVKPFITPKMIIG, from the coding sequence ATGGGAAAAATGGTAAATTCAGTTGGAGGTGTTCTTATAGATTATGAATTCTATCCTGGAGAGGATCTGTATTCAGATGGGAGCATTGAGAATACGATTTATGATGCCATAGTCATGAATGAGGAGAGTAAGATTCTACATAGTAGCAACGAGTGGGCTGTTTTATATCATTTATCAGATATAAGAGAGAATATAATTGAATGGTGTAATATAGATAGAAATAGTAAAGTGCTTGAAATTGGATCGGGATGTGGGGCAGTAACAAGTGTTTTATCTAATAAAGCAAAGTCAGTGGATTGTGTAGAATTATCTCAGAGAAGGACACTTATTAATGCGGAAAGAAATAAGAATAAGAACAATATAAAGATATACTTAGGTAATTTTCAAGATGTGGAGAAGAAGCTAGGTCAATATGATGTTATTACATTGATTGGAGTATTGGAGTATGCAGGCCTTTATATTCATGGAAAACACCCTTACACGAATCTACTTAGAATTGTGAAAAAGCATTTATCAAATAAGGGGAAAATAATAATTGCAATTGAAAACAAGATTGGGCTGAAATATTTGAATGGAGCACCTGAAGACCATATGGGGCAACCATATGTTGGAATAAATGATTATGTGGGATGTCATGATGTTAGAACATTCTCTGGAAATGAGCTTAGGGAAATGCTAAAAGAAGTGGGGCTTTTAAAATGCAATTTTTACTATCCAGTTCCTGATTATAAGCTGCCTATGAAGATATATTCTCAGGATATATTACCGAAACCAGGAGATATACGGACATATAAAACCAATTATTCTAAGACGCGTATATATAATTTTATGGAGGATGTGGCAAATGATCAGATTTCTTCGGATGGAATGTTTGAATATATGTCTAATTCATTTTTAATAATAGCGGGGAAAGAATTTGAAGAAGATGTCTTATTTGCTAAGTATAATAGAGAAAGAAAATGTGAGTATCGTATTTCGACAAAGATAACAAATACGGAAGATGGTGTTAGAGTTGTTAAATCGGCACTAACAGAGGAGGCTTTTTCTCATATAAAAAGAATAAAAGAGAATGAAGAAAACTGGGTTCCTGCGAATAATATGTTAAAAAAAGGTTGTGGATTCATTAAAGAAGGGAAGTATTATTCGGGCTATATCAAAGGTAAAACACTTGTTGAAATATTATATAAGTATCGAAATGATTCAGATGAATTTATAAAAAGTGTTGATGAATTGATAAATAAATATTATCAACCTGATAAGGATAATTTAATTCAATTTGAAAAGACGACAAGCTTTACAGAAGTATTTGGTGACATTTATGTCGAGAATTCAATGAGTTACAGAATAACTAATATAGATTTACTTTTCTCAAACATTATCATAGACGATACAGGTAATGCATATGCGATAGATTTTGAGTGGGTATTTGATTTTCCAATACCATATCGTTTCGTTTCTTGGCGAGCATGTAAGGAATTATACTGTGTATATATGGCATATTATAAGAATTTCTTATCAATTGACGAATACTATGCAAAACTCGGATTTAAAGATTTTGAAGTCATTGCTTTTAAACAAATGGAAAAAAACTTTGGTGATTATGTATGCGGTTTTAACAGAAATGAGGAGTATTTACATAACTATGTGAAACCTTTTATTACACCTAAAATGATTATTGGATAG
- a CDS encoding glycosyltransferase family 2 protein: protein MAGGISSIGEKNLSTLLLRFLQCNRSDIIYANDEVEFIKDKYLKTRVKNLSKAQPANAVVYLNKMVGDKTELNHIIELLKENNIILTIDNSVEASGYCLSELDKDIKVNFYGPCFSFCYRKVPDEFKVLAIIHVYNEEDVIEQTTMYLLSQGIDVYLIDNWSTDGTYEIIKKLVNNFPQRVFGRRYPENERKDYYDWYNQLMLSENISKKLNYNWYIHYDADEYRVAPWKGVTLKEAIYYIDSLGYNLIENTVIDFKVTKRDDSSIFMKDTWFDFGHRKAHFEQTKTWKKCENIDLKQSGGHLAKIDDPKVFPLKILNRHYPLRSYEHANKKIFNDRKPRYMVENKTRGWHGHYNNILNGNDIIVPQQGLIKWTEKTFDELYIQLFTGCGIEVETENLRDSIYKLQEKIDKGCLVSIYGAGKIGKLIYDELSSEYTIEHWVDKNYKRIQPMFGRCIESPSEIINSESRVIIAIEDESIAKSVEENLINMGVDYRRMLWEKW from the coding sequence ATGGCGGGAGGTATTTCTTCTATAGGTGAAAAAAATCTTTCCACATTGTTACTTAGATTCCTTCAATGCAATAGAAGCGATATTATATATGCAAATGATGAAGTTGAATTTATAAAAGATAAATATTTAAAAACAAGGGTGAAGAATCTTTCTAAAGCACAACCTGCGAATGCTGTTGTATATTTGAATAAAATGGTGGGGGATAAGACTGAGTTAAATCATATTATAGAATTATTGAAAGAAAACAATATTATTTTGACAATAGATAATAGTGTAGAAGCTAGCGGTTATTGTCTTTCAGAATTAGACAAGGATATAAAAGTTAATTTTTATGGGCCGTGTTTTAGTTTTTGTTATCGCAAGGTACCTGATGAATTTAAAGTGCTGGCCATAATACATGTTTATAATGAGGAGGATGTAATAGAACAGACGACAATGTATCTTTTGTCACAGGGCATAGATGTATATCTTATAGACAACTGGTCGACTGATGGAACGTATGAAATTATAAAAAAATTAGTTAATAATTTTCCTCAAAGGGTTTTTGGAAGAAGGTATCCTGAAAATGAAAGAAAAGATTATTATGATTGGTATAATCAACTGATGCTTTCTGAAAATATAAGCAAAAAACTAAATTATAATTGGTATATTCATTATGACGCTGATGAATACAGAGTTGCTCCGTGGAAAGGTGTGACGTTAAAAGAGGCGATATATTATATTGATTCTTTGGGATATAACCTGATAGAAAACACCGTGATAGATTTTAAGGTGACAAAGCGTGATGATAGCTCTATTTTTATGAAAGATACTTGGTTTGATTTCGGTCATAGAAAAGCTCATTTTGAACAGACAAAAACATGGAAGAAATGTGAGAATATTGATTTAAAACAATCAGGTGGGCATTTAGCGAAAATTGATGATCCGAAAGTCTTTCCGTTGAAAATATTAAATAGGCACTATCCACTACGATCATATGAGCATGCCAATAAAAAGATTTTTAATGATAGAAAACCAAGATATATGGTTGAAAATAAAACAAGGGGATGGCATGGGCATTATAACAATATATTAAATGGCAACGATATCATCGTACCTCAGCAAGGTCTTATAAAGTGGACAGAAAAGACATTTGATGAATTATATATTCAATTGTTTACTGGATGTGGTATTGAGGTTGAAACAGAGAATTTAAGAGATAGCATATATAAATTGCAAGAGAAGATAGATAAAGGATGTCTAGTATCTATTTATGGTGCAGGAAAAATAGGAAAACTTATATATGATGAATTGAGTTCAGAATATACAATTGAGCACTGGGTGGATAAAAACTATAAACGAATACAACCAATGTTTGGAAGATGCATAGAGTCACCTAGTGAAATAATTAATTCTGAAAGTAGAGTTATTATAGCCATAGAAGATGAGAGTATAGCAAAATCTGTAGAAGAGAATTTAATCAATATGGGTGTAGATTATAGGAGAATGCTATGGGAAAAATGGTAA
- a CDS encoding glycosyltransferase family 2 protein: protein MPRVSIVLPTYNGSKFIGDSIKSIIAQSFKDWELIIVNDSSTDETGKIIEIFANKDNRIHIVNNETNLKIPISLNKGFRIATGEYLTWTSDDNIYHIDALEKMYTFLENNKTEMMVCAKMKFISETGALQGESRLYQNENMLVNNAVGACFLYRREILKEVGEYDKEMFLVEDYDYWLRVYFRYGSIGYINDVLYDYRMHSNSLSKTRYYDVQKSNAQMKLKYLDKILELLGDKPEKLCRIYFHILHFSEMSEENKRILKEKIDVLKMVEEKEFTEKSVVYGAGKIGKLYYESHSQNVQFFADRDINKVDNYYCGIKVISLEKMVKLSDEYNIVIAVGIEKVYEVLETLKEYKIKKCIVYTDAWW from the coding sequence AACATATAATGGCTCAAAATTTATTGGTGATTCAATAAAAAGTATAATCGCGCAATCCTTTAAAGATTGGGAATTAATTATTGTCAATGATAGTTCAACTGATGAAACAGGCAAGATAATCGAGATATTTGCTAATAAAGATAATAGAATTCATATAGTCAATAATGAAACAAACCTAAAGATACCCATATCACTTAATAAGGGATTTAGAATAGCAACAGGCGAATATTTAACCTGGACATCCGATGATAATATCTATCATATTGATGCTCTTGAGAAAATGTATACTTTCCTAGAAAACAATAAAACTGAAATGATGGTCTGCGCAAAGATGAAATTTATTTCTGAAACGGGGGCACTTCAAGGAGAAAGTAGACTCTACCAAAATGAAAATATGCTGGTAAATAATGCTGTAGGAGCATGTTTTTTATATAGGCGTGAAATTCTCAAAGAAGTGGGAGAATACGATAAGGAAATGTTTTTGGTGGAGGATTATGACTATTGGTTGCGAGTGTATTTTAGATACGGAAGTATAGGCTATATAAATGATGTTTTATATGATTATCGTATGCATAGTAATAGTTTGTCAAAAACAAGATATTATGATGTGCAGAAAAGCAATGCTCAAATGAAACTAAAATACCTTGATAAGATACTTGAATTATTGGGCGATAAACCGGAAAAGTTATGCAGAATATATTTTCATATATTGCATTTCAGTGAAATGTCTGAGGAGAATAAAAGAATACTAAAAGAGAAAATAGATGTATTAAAAATGGTAGAGGAAAAAGAATTTACTGAAAAGAGCGTGGTATACGGGGCAGGCAAAATAGGTAAATTATATTATGAAAGTCATTCGCAAAATGTACAGTTTTTCGCCGATAGAGATATAAATAAAGTAGATAATTATTATTGTGGAATAAAAGTGATTTCACTTGAAAAAATGGTAAAACTGTCGGATGAGTACAATATTGTGATTGCTGTGGGAATAGAAAAAGTATATGAAGTATTGGAAACTCTAAAGGAATATAAAATAAAAAAATGTATTGTTTATACAGATGCATGGTGGTAA